From the Nitrospira sp. genome, the window TAGAACGCTTCACACCTCTAGAGAAAGAGACTAATTCCCCATGACCATGCCTACCGTGACCGTCGTGCGACAGTATCTGACAGCCGTCCTTCTCATCGCGATCGGCTTGATAGCCTTTGGCTGCGGGGACAAAGCGACCGTCAACCCAGTGGTCGAACTCGCCAGCCTGACGGTCACTACCGGAACCACTACCGCAACCCTCCAACCGCCCTTTACCGGCGGCACCACTGAATACAATGTCAACCTCACCAGCGACGTCACGAGTGTGAGGGTCACCGCACAACCGGCCGTAGCGGGAGATACGGTCACGATCAATGGCCAGGCCACGACAAGCAGCGTTATTCCCCTGGGCGCGGCAGGAACGACGACGCCGGTGAGCATCGTCGTGTCGGAATCAAACACGAATTCGAGGACCTACACAGTTCTTCTGGTGAGAGCCGGCCCAAATGGGAACAACTCGTTACAGAGCTTGACTGTGTCGCCCGGGACCTTGGCTCCTACATTCGATCCGAACTTGCAAACCTATACCGTCGATGTTGCCAACAATATCGGAAGTATCACGGTGACCCCCACGCTTTCGGATCCTGCTGCGACGATGACCGTGAACGGGCAAGCCACTAACTCCGGACAGGCTCGCACCATTACCCTAAGCCCTGCCGGCCAAGACACCGCCATCCCGATTGTCGTGACTGCTCAGAACAACAGTACCAAAATCTACACTGTGACGGTGAGTCGCGGAGTATCCAGTAATAACAACTTGCAGAGCTTGATCCTATCACCGGGAACATTAAACTTCAGCCCTAATATCACCAGTTACACCGTGAATGTGGCAAGCAATGCGACCAGTGTTGTCGTCACGCCGACACTACAAGATGCCACCGCCAGCATGACCGTGGATGGGCAAGGCACCAACTCCGGCCAGGCCCGAACCATTCCCTTGGGCGCACCGGGTTCGAACACGCTTATCCTCATTATTGTGACCGCACAGAACGGTGCTCAGAAAACCTACTCGGTCAACGTTCATCGTGCCGCGCTTAGCGCAAACAATAATCTCCAGGCCTTGACCGTGTCGCCTGGCTCTTTGTCTCCTGCCTTTGACGCGAGCACCGTCAACTACGCGGTGACTGTCGGTAGCAATGTCGCGAACGTCACTGTCTTGGCAACCAAAGCCGATCCGAATGCCGTGATGTCTGGGGACGTAACAGCGGCGACAGGAACGGCGACAGGTCAAGCGACCATTCAACTCGGCGGGCCGGGAACAACCACGCCTGTGTTGATCAGCGTGACTGCCCCAAATGGAAGCTCAAAGACGTATCGCATCAACGTGACCCGAGCACTCTCCAGCAACGATAACCTGTCGGCGTTGTCGGTGACGGAAGGCTCCTTGGTTCCTGGCTTTGCTCCAGGCACGACGACCTACGCAGTGGACGTTCCATGGAATGTCGGTAGCGTGACGGTTTCCGCCACTAAGTCCGACTCGAACGCCGTCCTGTCCGGTTCGATTGCTGATCCCGGGGTGGGGCAAGCGACCGGTCAAGCGACCATTCAACTCGGTGCGCCGGGGACGTCGACCCCAGTGACAATCACGGTGACCGCTCCGAATGGTAACAGCCAG encodes:
- a CDS encoding cadherin-like beta sandwich domain-containing protein — translated: MTMPTVTVVRQYLTAVLLIAIGLIAFGCGDKATVNPVVELASLTVTTGTTTATLQPPFTGGTTEYNVNLTSDVTSVRVTAQPAVAGDTVTINGQATTSSVIPLGAAGTTTPVSIVVSESNTNSRTYTVLLVRAGPNGNNSLQSLTVSPGTLAPTFDPNLQTYTVDVANNIGSITVTPTLSDPAATMTVNGQATNSGQARTITLSPAGQDTAIPIVVTAQNNSTKIYTVTVSRGVSSNNNLQSLILSPGTLNFSPNITSYTVNVASNATSVVVTPTLQDATASMTVDGQGTNSGQARTIPLGAPGSNTLILIIVTAQNGAQKTYSVNVHRAALSANNNLQALTVSPGSLSPAFDASTVNYAVTVGSNVANVTVLATKADPNAVMSGDVTAATGTATGQATIQLGGPGTTTPVLISVTAPNGSSKTYRINVTRALSSNDNLSALSVTEGSLVPGFAPGTTTYAVDVPWNVGSVTVSATKSDSNAVLSGSIADPGVGQATGQATIQLGAPGTSTPVTITVTAPNGNSQTYSVTVNRAAPSSDNNLSALTVTGGPLVPDFAPSTTQYTVNVPANVASVTVSATKSDPNAVMSGDVVAGTGVPIGQATFDQLVPLTPRIVSITVTAPNEVSKPYSVTITRALF